In the Triticum dicoccoides isolate Atlit2015 ecotype Zavitan unplaced genomic scaffold, WEW_v2.0 scaffold245249, whole genome shotgun sequence genome, AAAGCAAAGCCACGTACCCGAGGATGCTCAGAGGCATATTTCCGCAGCAGCTTTTCAAGCTCAGAGCCAAGGTATAACTTCATTCTGTTATAATATGACTTCATTTTTACCAGAGTCTCCTTAGCCTCCTCGCACAATTTGGCCACCTTGGGAGGTTTGGGATCCAACGTCACTGCTTTTTGTCGGAGTAAGTGCTCTATTTTGCCAAGAGATTCACAGGAGACCACACCATTGGTGTCGGTGGTCAGCAAGCGCCGTAGGTCATTCAGCACATCGGGCGTCACGGACGCGAGGAATAGCCCTAGTGCAGCATGCTGTGGGTGTTGAGCGGTTGCGGCTGCGGCAGCAAACTGCTGCAAGGTGTGCGTCTCCTCGGACAGGTCACAACATTTGCGAGAGAGGTGCTCCATCACCCCTTGTGTCAAGCAGCCAGACTTAGAGTTTCCTCGGACGAGGGCCATTAGGCCTTCCAGGGAACGGACCTCCACTCGAAGCATAGATAGGGTGTCGATGATGTGATACTCTTTGATTTCAGAGAGGGGTAGCGGGTACACTATGCTGTGCCAAATGGAGTTGACAATGATGTTGGAGACAGGGTCTATGGGGCCATAGCAGTGGCCAGCCCACAATATGTTGCGGATGAGCCCCGTAGAGGGGGGCAACATGATGAACACTTTGAGATAGAAAGTGTGGATTACACCATGAAGCCTCATCCTGAGAGACTCGGTGTACTCACATGCATCGCCATTGCAGCTCTCTACCAAACCACGGCTTCGAGAGGTTTTCGCGGCCTTGGCTAAAAGCGTCGATATCATGGACCTCTTGTCTTGAGGATCAGACCGCATGGACGCAAAGAGGTCCCCATGACGCTGGACCTTGATGCTTACAACATCGAATCCATCCACGGAGCTCGTGCTGTTGCAAATCTCAAGCTTCCCTTCATCGGGCTTGAGGTTCCGGCAGTACACGACGGCCTCTCTTCCTCCTGGCAGCAGTTTCACCTGGAGGTCAAGGAGGGCACTGCACTGGTACCGCAGTAGATCCACGAGGGTGTTGACGTCGTCGACAGTGAGCTTTGGCCCTCCTGGCCTGAGAAACGGGGCGGCGGCGTGGAGCCGCTCTAGTGGAACTGGCGTCGTGTGGAGCCGCACCAGGGCGTCAGGCGCTGGGTGCGATGCACAGGTTGCGGCGCACATGAGGGCGGCTTGCGTCCTTTCAGTGGCGGGGTCAGGGAGCTGAAGCTCAGCAGCATATAGATCGTGCTCGACGAGCAGGACGGCCAGGGCCAGGTCAGCGCCCGCCCAGTGGAGGTACTGGGTGGCCTGTTCTTCACTGAGGCATCCAAAGTATCTCACCATGAACCTGCGGAGAGCCAGGTAGGATGGTGCGGCATCTCTGGGCCAGGTATCCCTGCGGCATGTTGGCCCAATGTGGCTGGACCAACTATCCCTTGGCCGCGCTGCACCAGCCAACCTCttggacctcctcctcctcttacaGTCATGCGGAAGCGGTGGGTTTGCTCGGAAGTCCTGCGGGAGGTGGGCGATGGTGTTGAGGATGATGTTGGTGACGGGGTCCATGAGGCCGAGACAGAGGACGTATTTGCCCATGGATGAGATCAGTTGGTCGGCGGCTTCGGCTGGCATGTCGTCGACGGGCAGCCGGTCGCACGCCTCCTCGTATAAGTCAGGGATGGATGCGAGGAGATCGCATTTGAAACAGAAGCTAGGGGGTTGGTCGCAGTTGCCGCTGTAGAGGCAGGAGAAGAGCCCCCTGCGATCAGGACCCGGCGGCTAAACATTGTTGGGCGACATCACGTCTGCAGCGACTGCGATCGAATGAGGCGGCGATTCCGCCGGCGGCACGATCTATTAATGCGGCGGTTCGGCCGGCAGCAGGATCAATTAGGGTTGCTGACTCGGTTCGGTGGCCGTCAGGGTCTGTGAGAGGAAGACGACGATCGATGGGTACGTTACGTACGTATATGCATGCATGCGGCTGTAGCGTTAACAGCAGACGGGACACACCCGCGCGTCTGATATGTATGGGCCAACCCGCGATTCAGATCCTCAAGTCGCTAGCCCATATTCCTTGCCGACGCAGCACCCGCCAAGATATGTGCATTTTTTCATCTCAAAAGAAAAGATATGTGCACTTTTATaatactagtaagcttgcacgtgcaacgcaTGTCTTAACTCCACACATAATTATGATTATTAACACAGTTGTTTGATTCTACATAGTTTTTCATCTGCATTTGTTTCACCAAAAAATAGTATTTGTTTGGGTGAAAGAAAAATTAAATCGCATGGAAGgtgtaaataatactccctccattcaccaaTATAACATGTTTTGAAtatatcaatatgaactacatatggactaaaatgaatgaacaaacacactaaaatgtgtCTTATTCTTTCGATTTAGAGAAAAGTTAGAATCAGAAATGCAATTCGGCTCCCAGGTCCAGATGCTCCTGCAATCTAGACCACACAGGTGCCTCATGATTTGGGCATGGCTTGGTATTCGATtcgtatttctattataaaaacagTA is a window encoding:
- the LOC119345510 gene encoding uncharacterized protein LOC119345510, with the translated sequence PPGPDRRGLFSCLYSGNCDQPPSFCFKCDLLASIPDLYEEACDRLPVDDMPAEAADQLISSMGKYVLCLGLMDPVTNIILNTIAHLPQDFRANPPLPHDCKRRRRSKRLAGAARPRDSWSSHIGPTCRRDTWPRDAAPSYLALRRFMVRYFGCLSEEQATQYLHWAGADLALAVLLVEHDLYAAELQLPDPATERTQAALMCAATCASHPAPDALVRLHTTPVPLERLHAAAPFLRPGGPKLTVDDVNTLVDLLRYQCSALLDLQVKLLPGGREAVVYCRNLKPDEGKLEICNSTSSVDGFDVVSIKVQRHGDLFASMRSDPQDKRSMISTLLAKAAKTSRSRGLVESCNGDACEYTESLRMRLHGVIHTFYLKVFIMLPPSTGLIRNILWAGHCYGPIDPVSNIIVNSIWHSIVYPLPLSEIKEYHIIDTLSMLRVEVRSLEGLMALVRGNSKSGCLTQGVMEHLSRKCCDLSEETHTLQQFAAAAATAQHPQHAALGLFLASVTPDVLNDLRRLLTTDTNGVVSCESLGKIEHLLRQKAVTLDPKPPKVAKLCEEAKETLVKMKSYYNRMKLYLGSELEKLLRKYASEHPREPKYVLSVIYGVVDGSKSLDRECYHVNFVAASKSGTAGNQLFFAKLN